GTGCTTAGCGATTTAACAGAAGTATGTCCCATTTGTGGCCCAAAAGGAAATGAAGAATATAACTAATTGATAGACAATACAATTATAGACAACTTCCCTCGGGCAGTCATCCCGACAAAAAGGAACAGGATGGTAATAGATACCATCCTGTTCTTTTTTACCCAACCTATAATCCTGTTCAGGCTTACAATTGGCGCAAATACTTCGTTAGTTTTTGTAATTAGAAATGTGCCTTTTTCCCAATTACAGCCTACTTCTTCTGGAAACAGCAGTTTTGGTGCCTTCTCTTTCACTGGCACTTTGTTGGAATCTCATGTTGTAGGGAGCTTAGACGAAAGTATCATTGCCCAACTGAACTATTATTTTAAGCTAGAACTGCCTATGCCGGCTCCGGCCAAAGATTCTAATATCTGCTTCTACTCAATAGCTAATTTCATCGTTAACCGTTCATAGGGTTCGGCAGGGACTTTCTTCTCGATATAGAATTTTCCTCCAGCGCTTCTATTTTTTTCTCAATGCCAGCCAAGTTGCCATTAAGGGTTTGCTGCTCTTTAAGGGTATTTTATAGTGTTTATCGAACAATGGTTCATATGGTACAATACGTCCAAAATCTCTGGTTTACCGTGTCCAAATTGGGGACAAGCTCAGTTAATCCTTTGTTAAGTTAATTACCCTTTACCTAAAAAGGGGTAATTTTCAATACTATTTAAAGAATTTCAACCAACCTATGAAAACAAGTGATCGCATTTTCAGATTTACAGGATGGCATTACAGAGATGGTTTATGCAGAGTAAGAACCTTTGTTAATTGGAAGAAACAGGCTGTTGTCGTATTAATAACTGATTTGGGAAATCTCAATCCTTCCGGATCGGTAGTGCAACTAATAGAAGTGATTGTAAAAGAATTAATTGCCAAACTAGTCATTCCTAAAGAAAGCATTATCGTACAACATCTGGAGCCTTATGGTTTTTATTCCGATCATCGCTTACAGCCTAGTAACGTTCGATAAAAAATATACCCCTACCTGGAACAGTATAGAGTGTGGTGAAGTCCTCGAGTTAATCTCCACTAATAAAGGAGAGTTGAAAAACATCACCAGAAAGAACGAGATCCTGATGACTGAAATCGAAAAAATGAGGGTGCAGATAGACCCTCTCATGGAGTTTTCCTATGTAGATTCTGCAAAGCTGGTGCGACAGCTCACCATAGAAAACAACATGGTCCGCAAATCAGCATTACAGGAGCTGGTCCACGCCGGCGCCGGCGAACGCCAAATACAGTCCCTGATAAAAAGGGATCTGTCTTTGCTGGCAGAAACCTATGCTTCCCCGTCATATAACTACATCTGCTTTTCCGAATTCCCAGTTGGAAATGGTTTTGTGGACTTTGCTATATTCACGGGCGTTTCATGGATGACGGTGATATTGATTGAAGTGAAAGGGGCCGATTTTAATATTGTTAACCAGTCCGGATATCAGAAGTTTAATGCCAATATTGACACGGCAGCAAGCCAGATCAGAGAAAGACTGGGTTTTATCCACCGCAATATACAGGCATTTAAAGAACATGTACACGAAATCAGAGAGAAAGTGATTTCCGGAACTTCTCTCTTTAACGCTTTTACTGGTCCAGAACCAGCTACTCAGGTCGACCCCAACAAGGATGTCAATTTTCATAGCATCATTATCGGCGGAAGGACGGTCGACGATCTAAAAGAAAGCAGTATGAGACATGACTTTGAACGCTACTCCAGTCTTCCTATCAACCTGGAGTCGTGGGATTCCTACCTGCGCAAGTTGAGACGGAACTAAAGCACATACACGTGTTATTCAAAAGAAAACTATATACTACATCTTGAATAGGAGTTTTCAGATTTTCCGATATACTTTTCCTGTTGACAAGTTATCTCGAGCAGTTTAAATCTGTAAAATTTAGCCCGCCTATGCACTCAAGCGATCCCAAATAAATCGAATAACTCAGTTCCGAAAAGCAATTATAGCTAATATCAATAGTTGAACTCAAGAAATCAGCTCTTCCAGGTCATTTTGGCACTGGATTGCTGTGGCATTTGATGGGCCAAATTCCACATTCCTTATTTTTTTCCACCATGCATCTCTATCAGCGACGCGAACGCCTCCCATAATTCCTGTATTTTCTTTTTGGTTGCATCATCCGTCAGATTACCGGCTGCATCAAACTTTTCAGCAGCCTGCCCCAGGTAAAACTCCGGCTGTTGCAGCGGGACCATATCCAGGTACATAATGGACTGCCTTAAGTGATTCTGTGCGCCGAACGCTCCCAGGCTATAAGGCGTACACCCTACAATGGCTACCGGTTTTTTCTTCCACTTATTTTTCCCTTCTGGCCGCGAACCCCAGTCAATGGCGTTTTTCAGCACCGGGGAGTACGAACGGTTATATTCAGGCGTGGCGAAGATAACGCCATCCGCCTTCTCTATTGTTTCATAAAGGTCCAGGACGGACTGAGGCAGATTTGCCTCCAGGTCCTCATTGATAAAAGGCAGTTGTCCAATATCGATATAGCTCACCGTTATGTGCTGCGGCGCCAATTGCGCGAATGCTTTTACCAGCCGGGTAGTAAAAGATTCCTTTCGCAAGCTGCCTGAAAATGCGATAACGTTGTAATTCATAAAAATGTATTTTGCTGTATAGTAACAGCAACTCTTTCGCAATAAATGCGCCGGCAAGGCCGCAGCATGGGAAGGAGCAATCCGGCTCAGGGTATGGGCATAAATCTCCACACAATGGTATGCACAGGGAACATTAGAGCGGGAAGCATATCATGCTCTGCCTTTTACAGGCAAACTGCGGAGGTGGCTGCCCGTTATACTTATTTAAATAAATAATAGATCATCGCTATGGCGGCCATTGACATCAGCACCAGTGTGATGCCTCCCAGGATATTTGAAAACCAGGAATTCGTGTGTTCTTTCATTATTTTCCTGTTGTTCCCGATATGCATAATAATAGCCACCATGACCGGCGCAGTGAGGCCATACGCAATAGCCGTTAACAACAGTGCTTTAATAGGACTGACCCCAAAAAAATCCATCGATAACCCAACAATAAGTGAAACGATAATGGACATATAAAATGGCTTGGCCTGGGTGAACGTTTTGTCCAGTCCCGCTTTCCAGCCGAAAGTCTCCGCCAGCATATAGGACAGCGAGCCCGCCAGCACTGGTATGGCGAGCAACCCTGTGCCCAGGACGCCGGTAGCAAAAATAGCATAGGTAAACTTTCCCGCCAGCGGCTGGAGCGCCCTCGCCGCCTGGTCCACCGTATCGATCTGACGTATGCCGCCTTTAAAGAGTACGCTTCCGGTGGTGAGAATAATAAAAAACATGACAGCATTTGACAGCAGCATACCGAGGTTTACATCCGTCTTCATATCATCCAACATTCGTTTATCTACAAAAACAACCCCTTTTTGAGCGTTGTCCTCAGCCTCCATCGTCGTTTGCCAGAAAAACAAATAAGGAGAAATTGTCGTACCAAATAATGCAACAATTATTGAAATAAATTCCTTATTAAAATAGAAGACAGGCACAAATGTTCTCCGAAGCACCTCCGGCCAGTCCTGATCAACCGAAAATGGCACAATAATATACAGCAGCAGCGATAAACAGAGCCACTTCAGGATATTGGCAATTTTCCGGTACGGGTACCTGATGATGATAAACAACAGGACTCCCGTGATAACAACACAAAAAACTGAAGCAGGAACAGCCGGAACAATCATATGTGCTACCGCACCCATTCCCTGTATATCCGCGCCAATGTTTAACGTAATGGCCGGGAAACTGAAAAGCAGCATGATAAAGAGGACCGGCTTGGAATAATGCTGTTTTAAAGTAACTGTCAGTCCCTGGGAAGTGACCATACCGATCCTGGCACACATACCCTGCACAGCGGCCATTAACGGGAATGTAACCAGTGCCGTCCACAGGGTGGCGAGGCCAAATTGTGCGCCAGCCTGCGAATAGGTGGCAATACCCGAAGGGTCATCATCGCTGGCGCCCGTTACCAGTCCTGGTCCAAATTTTTTAAAGAAACGCCATACTTTGTTTAGGCGCTTTGGATGCTTGGATAAATTTGCCATTTTATCTATAGT
The Chitinophaga varians genome window above contains:
- a CDS encoding Shedu immune nuclease family protein, which translates into the protein MTEIEKMRVQIDPLMEFSYVDSAKLVRQLTIENNMVRKSALQELVHAGAGERQIQSLIKRDLSLLAETYASPSYNYICFSEFPVGNGFVDFAIFTGVSWMTVILIEVKGADFNIVNQSGYQKFNANIDTAASQIRERLGFIHRNIQAFKEHVHEIREKVISGTSLFNAFTGPEPATQVDPNKDVNFHSIIIGGRTVDDLKESSMRHDFERYSSLPINLESWDSYLRKLRRN
- a CDS encoding NADPH-dependent FMN reductase, which produces MNYNVIAFSGSLRKESFTTRLVKAFAQLAPQHITVSYIDIGQLPFINEDLEANLPQSVLDLYETIEKADGVIFATPEYNRSYSPVLKNAIDWGSRPEGKNKWKKKPVAIVGCTPYSLGAFGAQNHLRQSIMYLDMVPLQQPEFYLGQAAEKFDAAGNLTDDATKKKIQELWEAFASLIEMHGGKK
- a CDS encoding NRAMP family divalent metal transporter — its product is MANLSKHPKRLNKVWRFFKKFGPGLVTGASDDDPSGIATYSQAGAQFGLATLWTALVTFPLMAAVQGMCARIGMVTSQGLTVTLKQHYSKPVLFIMLLFSFPAITLNIGADIQGMGAVAHMIVPAVPASVFCVVITGVLLFIIIRYPYRKIANILKWLCLSLLLYIIVPFSVDQDWPEVLRRTFVPVFYFNKEFISIIVALFGTTISPYLFFWQTTMEAEDNAQKGVVFVDKRMLDDMKTDVNLGMLLSNAVMFFIILTTGSVLFKGGIRQIDTVDQAARALQPLAGKFTYAIFATGVLGTGLLAIPVLAGSLSYMLAETFGWKAGLDKTFTQAKPFYMSIIVSLIVGLSMDFFGVSPIKALLLTAIAYGLTAPVMVAIIMHIGNNRKIMKEHTNSWFSNILGGITLVLMSMAAIAMIYYLFK